The Rhodanobacter sp. LX-99 genomic interval CTGGATGCCGGTGAATCCCAGGGCCGGCGCGGCGTCGATGGCTTTGGCGATCGCGACCGCTTCGCCGGTCGTGGCGACGCCGCAGCGGCCCGCGCCGCAGTCGATCTCGACGAGACACTCCAGCGTCGTGCCGTGCGTTTGCGCCGCGGCCGAAAGTTCGGCCACGTTCGCCAGGTCGTCGACGCAGACGATGATCCGCGCGCCGTAGTTCGGCAGGCGCGCGAGCCGGCCGATCTTGCCCGGGTCGCGCACCTGGTTCGACACGAGGATGTCCCTGATGCCGCCACGCGCAAAGGCTTCGGCTTCGGAAACCTTCTGGCAGCAGACGCCGACCGCCCCGCCCAGGCGTTCCTGCAGCTTCTGCACATCGACCGACTTGTGCATCTTGCCGTGGCTGCGGTGGCGCACGCCGTGCGCTCGCGCGTAGTCGCCCATCTTCACGATGTTGCGCTCCAGCGCGTCGAGATCGAGCACCAGGCAGGGTGTCTGGATATCCGCCTCGTCCATGCCCGGCAGGGCGGGGATGTCATAGCCGACTTCGCAGCCGGCGAAATCCATCGTTGCGTTCACGGGAATCTCCGCAGTTCTCGAGTGGCTTGCCGGGATCGGCATGGCTCTGGTGATGATGGCATTGACGGCTTGCCCGAAGAAATCCACGGAAGCGGCTGCTGCAGGCCCGATGCGGCGTGCAGCATCGGGCCCGATTTCCTGCCTCGATCGCACAACCTTGACGAGCACCAGCACGGAGGAGCGTCATGAAGCTTTGGCTGATTACCCTGGGTCTGCTGGCCGTATGCGCAAGCGCGCATGCAGCGACGACGGTCTGGCAACCCGCCGCTGGAAACACTCAAATACCGATCTGGCCGGGGACAACGCCTGATGCACACCAGGTTCCCGGTCCGGAAACCGCGAAGGTGAGCGACAAGTTGCTGGCTGGCAAGCCGGTGACCGCGGTAACCAATGTGACCCGCCCCACGATGACGGTCTATGCGCCCAAGGGGAAGAACACGGGAGTTGCGGTCGTGGTGTTTCCGGGCGGCGGCTTCGAGATCCTGGCCATGGATCTCGAAGGCACCGAAGCCTGCGACTGGCTGACGTCCAGGGGCATCACCTGCGTGCTGTTGAAGTATCGCGTTCCGAGCGCGCCCTATGAATGGCAGTGCGATTGCCGCCCGCACAATTTCGCCTTGTCGGTGCCGTCACTGGAGGACGCCCAGCGAACGATGCGGCTGGTGCGCCATCACGCCGCGGAGTGGCACATCGATCCGCACAAGATTGGCGTGCTCGGCTTTTCGGCGGGCGGCTTTCTGGCGGCGGAGATCAGCACGAACTTTGCGCGGCGCCTGTATTCACCCGTGGACGCCGCCGACAGGGAAAGTGCCCGCCCGGATTTCGCCATGCCGATCTATCCGGGACATCTCGCGACCGATGACGACAAGTTCAACGCCAACGTCCCGGTCTCCCGCGACACGCCGCCGACGTTCCTGGTGCAGGCGGAAGACGACTACGTGGATGGCGTCAACCAGTCGCTGGCCTATTACATCGCGCTGAAGAACGCCAAGGTGCCGGCCGAGATGCACCTGTACGCCCACGGCGGGCATGCGTTCGGGCTGCGGCCGACCTCGAACCCGATCACGCGCTGGCCTGCCTTGGCCGAAACATGGTTGGGCACCATCGGGATGATTCCCGTTGCGGGTCGATAGACTGGGTTCCAGGAAAGCGGATGGCGTGGCGGTCCAGGTTGAGCCAACTCAAGGGCGACATGTTGCACGTGCCGGGTGTTCAATACATGCGGCATCAGAGGATTGCCGTTCGATCGAGAAGTCCGGTGACCGTCGCATCGGCAGGCAATGCGGACGGCAACTGGCTTCACCCGATGCATCCACGAGAGAGCAAGCAGCATGAAGGCATTCGCCATTGATCGGTACGGCAAGAAGCATCCGATGCGGCTTGTCGACATGCCGGAACCCGGGCTTCGCGACGACGATGTGCTGATCGAGGTTCACGCCGCAGGTCTGAACGTGCTGGATTCCAAAATCAAAAGCGGCGCGCTCAAGCTGATCCTGCCTTACGGCATGCCGCTTGTGCTGGGCCATGACGTGGCCGGCGTCGTGACTCGCGTTGGATCGCAGGTTCGGCAGTTCAAGGTGGGCGACGAAGTCTATTCGCGGGTGCCTGATCGCCGCATCGGCACGTTTGCGCAGTTCATTGCCGTGAATGAAAAAGATGTCGCGCCCAAACCCGGGAACATCACCATGGAAGAAGCGGCATCGATCCCGCTGGTCGGCTTGACGGTGTGGCAGACCCTGGTTGAAACAGCCAACCTGGAGAAGGGGCAGAAGGTCTTCATCCAGGCGGGGTCAGGCGGCGTCGGTACCTTCGCCATTCAACTGGCCGGGCATCTCGGGGCCACGGTAGCCACCACCACGAGCAGCGCCAATACCGACCTGGTGAAGAGCCTCGGGGCAGACGTCGTCATCGACTACAGGAAAGACGATTTCGAGGAGGTTCTGCAGAACTACGATGTGGTCCTGCACAGCCAGGATGCGGCAGCGCTGGAGAAATCCCTGCGCGTGCTGAAACCCGGCGGAACGCTCGTCTCGATTTCCGGCCCTCCTGATCCCGCATTCGCACGAGGCATCGGAGCGCCGTGGTTCGTGGGGCTCGTCGTCCGCCTGCTGAGTGCCGGCGTCAGGAAAAAAGCGGCCCGTCGTGATCTGAAATATGCGTTCCTCTTCATGCGGGCCAGTGGACATCAGCTGCGCGAGATCACCCGGCTCGTCGAGGCCGGGGCCATCCGCCCCGTGATTGATCGCGTCTTTCCCTTCGAGTCGACCAACGAAGCCCTGACGTACGTTGAAGCAGGCCACGCGAAGGGCAAAGTCGTCGTCAAGATCAAGTGAGCCTGAAGTGGAGCCTGCCAGGAAACCAGGACGGAGGGAGTCAAGTCGAATCAACCATGCCCGTCCCTCCGGCGGCCTTTGGTCGTGTGACCATGCGCAACCGCATGCTTCCGGTCGAGCATGTTCATTATCGAATCCTCATCGTCCTCTCATGATGGGGTCGCCTCGCCGGGGCCATAGTCGACCCGATGCCGCAGGAGCATCGATGGATGGCAGGCAGCGGGCCTTCTCGACTCGGTGATCCAGCACGCCGCCGTGGTACGGAACAGTCTGCAGCGTGGAACGGGGGTGGATGATGAGTGCCGAATCAAGTCACGCCGAGGCGCAAACATTGCAACGGTTGGCCGAGGCCCTGCGCGGCCCGCTGTTACGCCCCGGCCACCCGGATTACGAAGAACGCCGGCGTGTCTGGAACGGCGCCATCGATCGCCGGCCGCTGGCGATCGCGCGTTGCGCGGACGCCGAAGATGTCAGCATGGCCGTCAAATTCGCGGCCAGGGAACGTCTTCCGCTCACGGTGCGCGGTGGCGGCCACAACGTTGCCGGCCTGGCCGTGCGTGACGGCACCTTGATGCTGGATCTTGGCGCCATGAACGGCGTCGAGGTCGATGCGCAGGCGCGTATCGCGCGCGTCGAAGGTGGCGCGCCATGGCGCGACGTTGACGCAGCGACGCAGCCGCATGGGCTTGCCACCACCGGTGGTTTCGTTTCGAGTACCGGCGTTGGCGGCTTGACGCTGGGCGGCGGCGTCGGTTGGCTCATGCGGCGTTGTGGCCTGGCGATCGACAATCTGCTCTCGGCCGATGTCGTCCTGGCGGATGGCCGTTGTGTCGTCGCCAGCGCCGACCGGCATGCCGATTTGTTCTGGGCGTTGCGTGGTGGCGCGGGCGGTTTCGGCGTGGTGACGCGGTTTGTCTTTCGCCTGCATGCGGTCGGCGAGGTGTTTGCCGGGGTCGTATTTCATCCGATCGAGGCTGCGCCCGCGCTGTTGCGTGCGTTTCGCACGTTCGCACCGGCGGCGCCGGAGCAGTGCACGTTCATGCTGGTGTTCACGACGGCGCCACCAGCACCCTTTCTGCCACCGCAAGTACACGGTCAACGCGTCGTTGTACTTGCCTATTGCTGGAGTGGCGAGCCTGCGCGCGGTGAGCATGCACTCGCACCGCTCACCGGTTTCGGCGAGCCGCTGGGCCGACTCGGCGGCATCATGCCGTACGCTGCCTGGCAGCAGACCTTCGACGTGCATGCGCCGGCCGGCGATCACTACTACTGGACGACATCGATCTTCGATGCGCTCGATGATGCCCTGATCGATGCGCTCGTCCCGAAGGCCGCCACGCCGCCCGATCCCCTGTGCGAAGTGCATGTGCACCATCTGGGGGGTGCGGTCGCCGCCATGCCGGCCGACACCAGCGCGTTCGTGCATCGTGATGCGCCTTTTTTCATCAACACGATCGGCCATGCACAGGCAGCGGAAAAATCCACGGAGGTACGCAAGTGGGCGCGCGGACTGCGCTCTTCGCTTGCACCCTGGGCGCGTGACGGAGTGCAGGCGAACTTTGCCGGTGACGCCAGCGACTGGCATGTGCGAACGCATGATGCCGCCACGCGCGCGCGCCTGGAGAACTTGCGCCGGAAGTACGATCCAGCCGGGTTGCTGCTGCCCGCACGCAGCGACTAGGCGGCGAGCTCGGCCAATAGCGCTCGCGTCCGCTCGACCACATCTTCGAGCCGCGCAGCGGCACCCTGCTTCTGGACAGCCTTGAACGCCGTACCGAGCATTTCACGCGCACCGGCTTCGGCCGCGGCATGAGCAGCGTGCCATTGCGGGAGCAGCGGCGCACCGGTCAGTTTGCGCAGGCGTGCAGCAGCTGCAAGCAGCTCCGCAGTGCACTCGGCATCCCCTTGCCTGAGCACCAGATAAGCCGTGCCTTCGATACAACCGGCAATGCCGCGCCGGTTCTGCAACCCGATGGTCAGGTCGAGCATGCGCAACCAGTCCCGGGCTGCGCCGCGTACGTCATCGAGCTGAAACCTCTGCAAGGCTCGATTGATCAACACATAACCGCGCTGGAAGATATCGTCGCCGCGCGACGACATCAGTCCGGCGGCTTCGCTCAACCATGCTTCCGCTTCGCGGTGCTGACCGCGCATTGCACAGGCAATGCCGCGGCCCAGCAGGGCTACCGAGCGCAACCAGCCCGAGTGGTGTTTTTCGGCGACGGCCAGCGCGGCTTCCACGCAGCGTTCCGAGCCATCGAAGTCACCGCAGCCTGCAAGTTCGAACGCAAGCACGCCTTGGCCTGACGCGGCGAGCACGTCGTCGCCAAGCCGCGCGGCCAGCACGATACCTTCCCGAAGCAGCGAGACTGCGCGCGCGTGTATCTGGCGGTGGTGATAGGCGATGCCATCGGCGATCAGCGCTCGCGCGCGATGCAAAGTTTGCGTATGCGACACCCGCAGCGCCATGTCCAGCCAATGGCATGCCTGGTAGTACTCACCTTGTACCCTGAAGTACCAGCACAGATTGGCGCAGAGCATGATCGCGCCATCGGCGAGATCCGTCTGCGCCAATGCGTAATCGAATGCCGCCTGCAGGTTGGCCTGTTCGCGCAACACGCGCTCGACCCACAGCCGCTGACGCTCACCGCGTACTTCCGCATCCACGCGCGCGGTGAAATCGATGCAGTGCGCCAGGTGCGCCCGCCTGATGCGCGCTTCGTCATCGCTTTTGTCGAGGCGTGCCAGTGCAAACGATCGTACGCTGTCGAGCAGGCTGTAGCGCGGGGGGCTGATGCTGGCATCGACCGCGATCAGCGACTTGTCGACGAGTCCGCCCAGCAGATCCAGCGTCTGTTCGTCGCCGAGTTCGAAAACCGCGCCGATTGCCATGGCGCCATGCAGCGTCCAGCCGCCGGCGAACACTCCCAGGGCGCACAGCAGCGCCTGCTCCAGGTCCGATAGCAGCGCGAAACTCCAGTCGATCAGTGCGCCCAGCGTCTGGTGGTGGGCCGGTTGTTCGGCGGGCGCATCCGCAGCAAGCCACTGGAAACGGTGCTGCATGCGCAACAGCAATTGCTCGGGGCTCAACAGGCGCAGCCGTGCCGCGGCCAACTCCAGCGCGAGCGGCAGTCCATCCAGCCGACGGCAAAGCTCGGCTACGGCACCGGCATTCGCCGTTGTCAGCGTGAATCCTGAAGCCAACGAGCGCGACCGTACCAACAACAGTTGCACGGCAGGCACCATGGCCAGACGCGCGACTTCGTCGGCGCTTGCCCAGGTCCCCGACTCGGGCGCTTCCAGGGGAGGCAATGAATAAATCGTTTCGCCCGTGCAATGCAGACACTGCTGACTGGTCACCAGCACGCGCAACTCTGCGCACAGGGACAGCAAGGACGCAACGAGATGGCCGAGGGGTTCGGCCACCCGCTCGCAGTTGTCGAGCAGCAGAAGAACGCGGCGCATCCGCAGCACCTCGGCCAGCCTTTCGAGAAGATTGCCGGCGCCAGGCACATCGCGGATACCGAATGCATCCGCCAGTGTGCGCGCCAGCCTTTCGCCATTCGTGCAAGGGGTGAGGTCGAACAGCCAGACCCCATCCGGAAATGCTTGCGCGCATACACGCGCCGCTTCCAGTGCGGCTTGCGTCTTGCCGATGCCGCCCGGTCCGGTGACCGTCACCAGCCGCGCACTGCCGAGCAATTCCCCGAGTTCGACGATGGCACCCTCGCGCCCGATCAGCGCGCCGGTGCGCTCGGGCAGGCGTGCGTGCAGGGGCGGAGCAAAACTCAATGCGAGCGGTGTCGCGCCAGGCGTGCTGGTCAGTGGTGCGATGAAACGGTAACCCAGGCCGCGCACGGTCTGGATGCAGCGTGGCGACTTGATGTCGTCGCCCAGCGCGCGTCGCAACTGGACGATGAGGCGATTGAGCGTCGCCTGGGTGATATAGGCGTGGCCCCAGACCGCATCCAGCAGGTGGCCGCGACTGAGCATCTGATCCGGATGGGCCAGAAATTCGAGCAGTACCGCGAACGCCTTGGGCTCGAGACCGACTTCCGTCCCGGCGCGGGTCAAGCGATGCGCACCGACATCCACCTGCACGTCGGCGAAGGAGACCACGCCTGCTGGTGCCGCATGCCCTGGAGGTTTGCCGGTGCCCATCGCCGCATTATCACGCGGATCAATATCCTCCGCTCAAGCGGTTTTTGGCGGAATTTCTCACGATTTCCCTATCGCGCCCTCATGATTCCCGGTTCGATGAAGAGCATTCTCCCAGCGAGCCGCTGCCGGTCCAGGGAGGCCAGCGACGGGTCGTCAATAGCCAAGAGGAGGCCTGTCATGAATACCCGTCTGCAAACAGCCATCGTCATCGCTGCCCTGGGAGTATCCGCCACCGCGCTTTCCCCCAAGGCGAATGCCTGCAACATCACTGACTACCGCAGTGCCAGCCCGTTCCATTGGTCGTTGCCACGTACCCTGCCGAACAGTGCGGCGGCGGCGGCGATCGAGATCTCGGCGGCCTCCCAGGCCTCCGCAGCCTCCAATAGTGCCGCGGCAAGTGCCGGGAACCTGCTGCAGCAGCTCGAGCCGATCACCGGCTTGTGGCAATTCACTTTCACGTCGAAAAACAATCCCGGCATCCCGGACGGCGCCCAACTGGATGCGGGTTTCGTGACCTGGCACGCCGACGGCACCGAACTTATGAATTCCGGACGGGCGCCCCCGACCAGCAGCTTTTGCATGGGAGTTTTCAGGCACACCAGTGTGTATGGCTACAAGCTCAATCACTACGCGCTGTCCTGGGATCCCACCGGAACGGTATTCGTCGGGCCGGCCAACATCCGCGAGCAGCTTAAACTGGATCGCAGCGGCAACGCCTACACGGGTAGCGTCGCGATCACCCAGTTTGCCGCCGACGGCACGACGGTGTTGGCACACATCAACGGCAACGTCTCGGCGCGGCGCCTGACACCCGACTCGAACTGAGTGCACGGATGTCTGCCCATGTAACCAGTTCGGCCTGAAAGCAGGAACGGTGGCGAGCACGGCGAAAGGACGTCGCCGTGCTCGCCCGATGACTGATAACGATACGCGCCGTACCGATGGGTAAAATGGTGGTCCCGCAACTGCCATCGGCACGCATCGCCATGTGTCCAACTATCTGCGTCCGCCTGCTCGCCGCCGTGCTCTGCCTGTTCGTCTCGCTGCCGTCGGCAGCGAGCGAGCAGCGCGCCCCGACCATCGGCCAGCAACGCGAGGCGGTGCTGTTCTGGCCGCAGGCGCAGCGCGAGGCGCAGTTCCGGCAGATGGGCAAACTGTTCCCCAGCGATCGCGCCGCGCGCGGCACGCATGTGCACGCCTTGCCGCAAGGCAAGCCGCTGGCGCTGGGCGGGCAGGGTGCCTCCGGGTTGCTGGCCAGCTACATGGACCGGCACCACCTCGCCGGCGTGATGGTGCTGCAGCATGGTCGCGTGCGCCTGCAGCGCTATGCGCTGGGCTTCGGGCCGGAGCAGCGCTGGGAGTCGTTCTCGGTGGCGAAGTCGGTCACCTCCGCCCTGCTCGGGATCGCGCTGCAGCGCGGCGACATCCGCAGCCTGCACGACACGCTGGGCATGTACATCCCGGAACTGCGCGACAGCGCCTACGCCGAGGTCACGGTGCAGCAGTTGCTGACGATGACCTCCGGCGTGCATTGGAACGAGGACTATGCCGACGCGAAGTCGGATGTGGCGCAGATGTACATGCACGCCTGTGTCGACGGCCAGGCGCACATCGTGTCGTACCTGAAGAAACAGCCGCGGCAATGGCCTGCCGGCACGCACTGGAACTACAACACCGCGGAAACCGACCTGCTCGGCATCCTGGTGCAGCGTGCCACGCACCGTTCGCTGGCCGCCTACCTGTCGCAGACGATCTGGCAGCCGTACGGCATGGCCGCCGACGCGACCTGGATCAAGGACGAGTGCGATGGCAGCGACACCGGCGGCAGCGGCCTGTCGGCCACGCTGGGCGACTACGCGCGGCTGGGGCAGTTCATGCTCGACGGCGGGCGCATCGCGGGCAAGCCGGTGATCGCCAAGGCGTGGCTGGACGGTGCGCTGCGCCGCCAGGAAAGCGTCGATGATCCCGACCGCGGCTACGGCTACCTGTGGTGGACCGATGCCGACGGCAGCTACGCCGCGATCGGCATCTTCGGCCAGATGGTCTACGTCGACCCTGCGCGCCAGTTGGTGATCGCCCAGGTGGGCGCATGGCCGCACGCGACGTCCGACGCACTGGTCGCCGCGCGGCGCGCGTTCGTGGCCGCCGTCAAGCGTGCGGTGGATGCGGAACACGATGCCCCGCTGCAACGAACGGGAAGCCGTCCGGCGCGCCATCCCTTGCCGGCCGGGCAAGCCGCCCCCACTCCCCGATGACCTGTCCCAGCCCAAGGAAAACTCCATGACCACCAAAGCCTACGGCGCGCACGCCGCCGACAAGCCGCTGCAACCCATCGACATCGCGCGCCGCGCGCCTGGCCCGCAGGATGTGCAGATCGAGATCGCCTATTGCGGCGTCTGCCATTCCGATCTGCATACCGTGCGCTCCGAGTGGGGCGGCACGCTTTACCCCTGCGTGCCCGGCCACGAGATCGTCGGCCATGTCAGTGCCGTGGGCAGCGGGGTGACCGGCTTCAAGGTCGGCGACACCGTGGGCGTGGGCTGCCTGGTCGGCAGCTGCCAGCATTGCGCGGCTTGCGACGAGGGGTTGGAGCAGTATTGCGAGAACGGCTTCGTCGGCACCTACAACGGCCCGACCCCGGACGCGCCCGGGCACACGCTGGGCGGCTATTCGCAGCGCATCGTGGTGGACCGGACATTCGTGCTGAAGATCCGCCATCCCGAATCGCAGCTCGCCGCGGTGGCGCCGCTGCTGTGCGCGGGCATCACCACGTACTCGCCGCTGCGGCACTGGAACGCCGGCCCGGGCAAGAAGGTCGGCGTGGTCGGCATCGGCGGGCTGGGCCACATGGGCGTGAAGATCGCGCATGCGATGGGCGCGCACGTGGTGGCGTTCACCACTTCGGAGGGCAAGCGCCAGGACGCGCTGGACCTGGGGGCGGACGAGGTGGTGGTTTCGCGCAACGAAAGCGAGATGCGCGAGCACGCCAACAGCTTCGATCTCATCCTCAACACCGTGGCCGCCAGCCACTCGCTGGATGCCTTCACCGGGCTGCTCAAGCGCGACGGCACGATGGTGCTGGTCGGCGTGCCGGAGCATCCGCATCCGTCGCCGAGCGTCGCCAACCTGATCTTCAAGCGCCGCGCCATCGCCGGCTCGCTGATCGGCGGCATCGCCGAGACCCAGGAGATGCTGGATTTCTGCGCGGAGAAGGGCCTTGTCGCCGACATCGAGATGATCCGCGTGCAGCAGATCGACGAGGCCTACGACCGCATGGTGAAGAGCGACGTGAAATACCGTTTCGTCATCGACAACAGCTCGCTGGCCAGCTGATTCCGCCGCCCCCATTCTTGTGCGGCATTCGCTGTCCCCCTCCCCGGCAAGCAGGGGAGGGGTGGCTTTTGCCGACGGGATTTTTACGCTCCGTGAGCGCATGCCTTTCTTTCGCCGCGGCGCCACCAAGGCGTCACCGGCCGTCGTTCCAGCGGCTCGACCCGACCGCCTGGCCGAGGCACGAATCAAGGGATCAATCACGCCGCCCCATGTCAGCGTGCGCCATAGGCGACCCAGCCCCTGAACGTGAAGCCCGCGTAGAACAATTCCACGTTCTCGAATCCCGCCTTTTCCAGCAGCGCAACGTCTTGTTCCGGCGCCAGCAGGGGAAGTCGGGCGCTGATGGCCTCGATCGCCTTGTTCGCGTTCGACGCGGGAACGCCGGATGAAACGGCGAAGGCCGCGTAGCGCTCCAGCCAGCGCACCTTCTCGCGCTCG includes:
- the bhcC gene encoding 3-hydroxy-D-aspartate aldolase BhcC; amino-acid sequence: MLVLVKVVRSRQEIGPDAARRIGPAAAASVDFFGQAVNAIITRAMPIPASHSRTAEIPVNATMDFAGCEVGYDIPALPGMDEADIQTPCLVLDLDALERNIVKMGDYARAHGVRHRSHGKMHKSVDVQKLQERLGGAVGVCCQKVSEAEAFARGGIRDILVSNQVRDPGKIGRLARLPNYGARIIVCVDDLANVAELSAAAQTHGTTLECLVEIDCGAGRCGVATTGEAVAIAKAIDAAPALGFTGIQAYQGAMQHLENYADRKARLDDAIALVKTMVEGLQAAGLTPELVTGGGTGSYHFESNSGIYNELQCGSYAFMDADYGRIRDKDGNRIDQGEWENALFILTSVMSRAKPGQAVCDAGLKVQSLDSGLPVIHGRDDVTYVSASDEHGVIEDRRGVLRINEKLRLVPGHCDPTCNLHDWYVGVRNGKVEVVWPVSARGKSY
- a CDS encoding alpha/beta hydrolase gives rise to the protein MKLWLITLGLLAVCASAHAATTVWQPAAGNTQIPIWPGTTPDAHQVPGPETAKVSDKLLAGKPVTAVTNVTRPTMTVYAPKGKNTGVAVVVFPGGGFEILAMDLEGTEACDWLTSRGITCVLLKYRVPSAPYEWQCDCRPHNFALSVPSLEDAQRTMRLVRHHAAEWHIDPHKIGVLGFSAGGFLAAEISTNFARRLYSPVDAADRESARPDFAMPIYPGHLATDDDKFNANVPVSRDTPPTFLVQAEDDYVDGVNQSLAYYIALKNAKVPAEMHLYAHGGHAFGLRPTSNPITRWPALAETWLGTIGMIPVAGR
- a CDS encoding NADP-dependent oxidoreductase translates to MKAFAIDRYGKKHPMRLVDMPEPGLRDDDVLIEVHAAGLNVLDSKIKSGALKLILPYGMPLVLGHDVAGVVTRVGSQVRQFKVGDEVYSRVPDRRIGTFAQFIAVNEKDVAPKPGNITMEEAASIPLVGLTVWQTLVETANLEKGQKVFIQAGSGGVGTFAIQLAGHLGATVATTTSSANTDLVKSLGADVVIDYRKDDFEEVLQNYDVVLHSQDAAALEKSLRVLKPGGTLVSISGPPDPAFARGIGAPWFVGLVVRLLSAGVRKKAARRDLKYAFLFMRASGHQLREITRLVEAGAIRPVIDRVFPFESTNEALTYVEAGHAKGKVVVKIK
- a CDS encoding FAD-binding oxidoreductase, translated to MMSAESSHAEAQTLQRLAEALRGPLLRPGHPDYEERRRVWNGAIDRRPLAIARCADAEDVSMAVKFAARERLPLTVRGGGHNVAGLAVRDGTLMLDLGAMNGVEVDAQARIARVEGGAPWRDVDAATQPHGLATTGGFVSSTGVGGLTLGGGVGWLMRRCGLAIDNLLSADVVLADGRCVVASADRHADLFWALRGGAGGFGVVTRFVFRLHAVGEVFAGVVFHPIEAAPALLRAFRTFAPAAPEQCTFMLVFTTAPPAPFLPPQVHGQRVVVLAYCWSGEPARGEHALAPLTGFGEPLGRLGGIMPYAAWQQTFDVHAPAGDHYYWTTSIFDALDDALIDALVPKAATPPDPLCEVHVHHLGGAVAAMPADTSAFVHRDAPFFINTIGHAQAAEKSTEVRKWARGLRSSLAPWARDGVQANFAGDASDWHVRTHDAATRARLENLRRKYDPAGLLLPARSD
- a CDS encoding winged helix-turn-helix domain-containing protein, yielding MGTGKPPGHAAPAGVVSFADVQVDVGAHRLTRAGTEVGLEPKAFAVLLEFLAHPDQMLSRGHLLDAVWGHAYITQATLNRLIVQLRRALGDDIKSPRCIQTVRGLGYRFIAPLTSTPGATPLALSFAPPLHARLPERTGALIGREGAIVELGELLGSARLVTVTGPGGIGKTQAALEAARVCAQAFPDGVWLFDLTPCTNGERLARTLADAFGIRDVPGAGNLLERLAEVLRMRRVLLLLDNCERVAEPLGHLVASLLSLCAELRVLVTSQQCLHCTGETIYSLPPLEAPESGTWASADEVARLAMVPAVQLLLVRSRSLASGFTLTTANAGAVAELCRRLDGLPLALELAAARLRLLSPEQLLLRMQHRFQWLAADAPAEQPAHHQTLGALIDWSFALLSDLEQALLCALGVFAGGWTLHGAMAIGAVFELGDEQTLDLLGGLVDKSLIAVDASISPPRYSLLDSVRSFALARLDKSDDEARIRRAHLAHCIDFTARVDAEVRGERQRLWVERVLREQANLQAAFDYALAQTDLADGAIMLCANLCWYFRVQGEYYQACHWLDMALRVSHTQTLHRARALIADGIAYHHRQIHARAVSLLREGIVLAARLGDDVLAASGQGVLAFELAGCGDFDGSERCVEAALAVAEKHHSGWLRSVALLGRGIACAMRGQHREAEAWLSEAAGLMSSRGDDIFQRGYVLINRALQRFQLDDVRGAARDWLRMLDLTIGLQNRRGIAGCIEGTAYLVLRQGDAECTAELLAAAARLRKLTGAPLLPQWHAAHAAAEAGAREMLGTAFKAVQKQGAAARLEDVVERTRALLAELAA
- a CDS encoding serine hydrolase domain-containing protein, which codes for MCPTICVRLLAAVLCLFVSLPSAASEQRAPTIGQQREAVLFWPQAQREAQFRQMGKLFPSDRAARGTHVHALPQGKPLALGGQGASGLLASYMDRHHLAGVMVLQHGRVRLQRYALGFGPEQRWESFSVAKSVTSALLGIALQRGDIRSLHDTLGMYIPELRDSAYAEVTVQQLLTMTSGVHWNEDYADAKSDVAQMYMHACVDGQAHIVSYLKKQPRQWPAGTHWNYNTAETDLLGILVQRATHRSLAAYLSQTIWQPYGMAADATWIKDECDGSDTGGSGLSATLGDYARLGQFMLDGGRIAGKPVIAKAWLDGALRRQESVDDPDRGYGYLWWTDADGSYAAIGIFGQMVYVDPARQLVIAQVGAWPHATSDALVAARRAFVAAVKRAVDAEHDAPLQRTGSRPARHPLPAGQAAPTPR
- a CDS encoding NAD(P)-dependent alcohol dehydrogenase produces the protein MTTKAYGAHAADKPLQPIDIARRAPGPQDVQIEIAYCGVCHSDLHTVRSEWGGTLYPCVPGHEIVGHVSAVGSGVTGFKVGDTVGVGCLVGSCQHCAACDEGLEQYCENGFVGTYNGPTPDAPGHTLGGYSQRIVVDRTFVLKIRHPESQLAAVAPLLCAGITTYSPLRHWNAGPGKKVGVVGIGGLGHMGVKIAHAMGAHVVAFTTSEGKRQDALDLGADEVVVSRNESEMREHANSFDLILNTVAASHSLDAFTGLLKRDGTMVLVGVPEHPHPSPSVANLIFKRRAIAGSLIGGIAETQEMLDFCAEKGLVADIEMIRVQQIDEAYDRMVKSDVKYRFVIDNSSLAS